AGCTAGGAGCCTGCGACAGGTTTGGCGGCTCCAGCTCACCGACCGGCGACCGCAACCGAATCACCGCTTCTGCGTAGTCAAGTGCGACAGCACACAACCCAATACAGGAGACTCTTCATGTCCCTTCCCGTCCAGCGCCGTCGGCCTGTCTCGCTAGCCGGCTGCATCCTGCTCCTGGGAGCCGCGCTCTCCGCCGAGCCCCTCCTCGCCGACGACCAAGAACTGCCGTCGCCCGAGGAGATCGTTGCCCGCTACATCGAGGCCCTGGGCGGCGAGGAAGCGATCCGCGCACACAGCTCGAGGACCGTCAAAGGCGGCGTCGAGATTCCGGCGATGGGCATCACCGGCCAGACGACGGCCTACTTCATCGCGCCCGACAAGATGATCATCAAGGGCGAGATGCCAGGCATGGGCGAGAACATCCAGGCCTACAACGGAGAGATCGGCTGGATCGAAGACCCGATGCAGGGCACACAGATCCTGGAAGGCGAGATGCTGGCCCAGATGAAGCGCCAGGCTCGGTTCTACGCCGACCTGGAGCGCGCCGACCTCTTCCCGCAACAGACGACCGCCGGGGAAACCGAGTGGAACGGTCAGGCTGCGTACCAACTCGACGTCGTCGATCTGGACGGCAACGAACAGTCCCAGTACTTCGCGAAGGAGACCGGGCTCTTGATCGGCGCGAAGGGAACGCAAACGAGCCCGATGGGCGAGATGGAGATGGAGATCACCATCGGCAACTACCAGGAGTTCGGCGGAGTGTTGGTCGCCACGTCGACCTCCACCAACCTCGTTTCGATGGCCATGGAGTTCAACACGACCGTTGAGTCGGTGACCTACGGCGATGTCGACCCGAGCGTCTTCGAGCCCTCCGACGCGATCAAGGCGCTGCTGCCGGAGTAGACCGTGCCGCGAACCCGCACACACAAAGAACCCAGGAGATCATCCATGACCATCGACACCACCAGCCGCAACGCTCTGCTCGTACTCGCCTGCTGCGGCCTGCTTCTCGGCGCCTGCGCCGCCTACGAAGCCGGAGACGCTCCGGCCGCGGCCGCGCCGGAGCCTCCCCCGCCGCCAGAGCTGACCGAGGAACAGAAGATCATCGCGCGTCACGTCGAAGCGATCGGCGGCGAGGGCGCCATCCGCGCGCACAGCTCGATGACGATCAAGGGCGCCTTCGAGATGCCGGCGATGGGAATGTCCGGCGAGGCGACGATCTACCTGGCGGCACCCGACAAGGGCATCGTCGAGATCTCGATTCCCGGCTTTGGCGACAACGTCCAGGGGTTCAACGGCGAGATCGGATGGTCCGAGGATCCGATGCAGGGTCCGCGCCTGCTCGAGGGCGGCGAGTTGAGCGCCCTGAAGAACCAGACCCGCATCCACGGAGACCTGGAGTACGACGAGCTCTACTCCGAGCAGACCGCGATCGGCGAGACCGAGTGGAACGGCCAAGCCGCCTACCAGATCGATCTCGTCGACGTTGACGGCAACGAGTCCTCGCGCTACTTCGCGGTGGAAACCGGCCTGCTGATCGGCGAGGAAGCGACCACCACGACCGAGATGGGCACCATGGAGACCAGCACTACCCTTGGTGAGTACGAGGAGTTCGGCGGTCTGATGTTCGCGACATCCACGACGACGAGTATCCCGTCCTTCGGCATGGAGATCACCCAGACCATCGACTCCGTGACCTTCGACGACGTCGACCAGAGCGTCTTCGAGCCTTCCGACGCGATCAAGGCGTTGCTGGAGTAGAGGCTCGACCCGTTCGAGACAGATCTATCCCCGGTGCGGCCGCTTCGGCGCGGTCGCGCCGGCGCTCTTCGTCGCCGCGACCCTGCTCCCCGCCGCGACACCGGCCGAGGCCCAGGGAAGCCGCCGGCCGCAGGCTCGTCTGACGGACTTCTACGATCAGTGGCTCGCCGAAGTGGAGCCGCTGCTCGCCGACGCAGAACGTCGGGCTTTCGAGCGCCTGGAAGGCCCGGGCGCCCGCGAACGCTTCCTCCGCGGCTTCTGGGCGGCACGGCCTGAGCGCCTGCTCGAGCGCTGGCAGGAGAACCGCGAGGCCCGCGACCAGTTGAGGGAGCGGTCTCCCGCGATGGCACGCGCCGTGCTTCTGGCCGGAAAACCCGGATTCCGGCAGCCGGTCGAACCCTGCGAGTCGGAGCTGCGGCGGATCGAGATCTGGATCTACGACGGCTGGCGGCTCGAACACCAGTTCGGTCGACCGCCGCCGCCAGGCGAAGACGAAATCGTCCTGGCGTTCGTGCAGCAGGTGAACTTCGACCCGCGGTCCATGCGGCTGTGGTCGCCGGACTCGGGCGTTGATCTGACCTTCGACCGGGAACGGCCGGAGAGCGCGAACGACGATGCCGCGACACAACCGGCCGGCGCTCTCCGCGTGCTGGACCAGGCGGAACGCCGACGCTGCCTGACCCCGACCGAGCGAGGCCGCCTGGAGCGGCGGCTCGGCCGCGCCGTGAGTTGGAGAGAGTTCATCGAGCGGCTCGGCTGGGCCGCCGCGACGTCCGACGCCGGCTGGGTCGACCGTTTCCTTCGCGTCGAAGCAGTGCTCGACGCGCACACCATGGCCCTGCCGGGCGTCGCGCTCGACTTCGAACCCCTCGGCAGCGAGAACCGGCGCACGGCGATGCGCGGTCGGCTGCGGCTGCCTCCCGACCACCTTGCCGCGATCGGCGCCGGCCAGATCCTCGATCGCGTGACGATCACCGGCGACGTCTTCCTGCGCGACCGGCTGGCCGACGCCTTCGTCGTCACCCATCACGTGAGCGGCGGAAGCGCGGACATCGCTCTCGACTTCTACCGGCGGCTGCCGGCCGGCGACTACCGACTCGAGATCCGCGCCGAGGATCACCTGAGCCGCGGGCTGCTCCGGATGAGTCGCGCGCTCGAGGTGCCGGCGCTCGACGTGCCGCCCGGCGTCCCGGGCCTCGGCCTCCTGAGCCGTCGCGAGACGATCGTGCTCAACCAGTTGCCGAGCGTCGAGTTGCTGGCGCCCGAGGGCCGCGTCCTCGGTTCGACCGTCACCGCCCGTGTCGTCGCCAGCCCGGCCGTCGCTCGGGTCGTCTTCCTGCGCGACGGCGAGACGGTCGCAACCGCCCACGCCCCTCCCTTCGTGCGAGACCTCGAGTTGCCGAGCCGCCGCCACCGGATCGAGGTCCAGGGACACGACGCCGCGGGAGGGCTCCTGGCACGTCACGCACTGGAGATCGAGCGGGAAGAACACCCGTTCTCCATCGCGCTCGAGCGTCCGGATCCGACGTTCATCGAGGAGGCGCTCGACCTGTCCGTGCGCGTCGACGTCCCGTCCGGCCGAGAACTCGACCGCGTCGACTGCCATCTGGACGCCGCACTCCTCCAGACCATCACGTCGCCGCCCTTCCGTTGCCGGGTTCCGGCCGGACCGCGCCTGCCCCTGAGCTTCGTTCGGGCGGCCGCAACGCTCCGCACGGGCGAGACTGTCGAGAACCTCGTCTTCCTCGGGTCGGGAGCACCGGAAGAGATCGAGGTGCGCCTCGTCGACCTGCTGGTCTCGGTCGGAGGCCGGCGGGCGGGGCCCGCAACGGGACTCGACGCAGTCGACTTCCGCGTACTGCACCGGGGCGTCGAAGCACGGATCCGCGACTTCCGGAACCTCGCCGACCGACCACTCACCGTGGCACTGCTGATGGACATCTCGAGTTCCATGGGCCGCGGCGTCCGCGTCGCCGCAACCAGTGCCCAGCGTTTCTTCGAGGGCATCCTGACCGATCGCGACGCCGCCAGCCTCATCGTCTTCAACCACGACCTTGACCGTCTGGCGCCCTTCTCAGGCGACACGCGCCTGCTCCACTACGCCGCCGAGGCCCTGCGGGCATGGGGCTCCACCCGGCTCTACGACGGAATCGCCTATGCCGTCTCGTCCTTCGCCGGTCGTCCCGACCGGCGTGCCCTGGTCGTGCTCAGCGACGGCGCCGACACGGACAGCAATCTCGACTTCGAGACCGTGCTGGCGCAGGTCGAACTGGCCGGCGTCGTCGTCTATCCGATCGCCCTGCGGGTCAACGACCCGGCCACTGCCGAGGCTTTGGAACGCCTCGCGGATCGCACCGGCGGCCGCTACCACGCCGCCGCTTCCGTCGAGGACCTGGACCGCATCTACCGGGAGATCGAGCGCGATCTCCGCTCCCAGTACCTGATCGCTTTCGAACCGCCGCCCGGAGTCGAGGCGCGCGCCGACGGGCTGCGGGACATTCAGGTCGAGGTGTCGCGGGCGGGGCTGACAGTCACGGGAGTGAGGAGTCGGGGAAGATAGGCACCGAGGAACGTAGACTGCCGGAATGAGCGGGGCACGAGCGGCGATGGGGGCGATCGAGCGCGCCCTGATCCGGCCGTGCCGCGAGGCGGAGGGCAACGCGGGCTTCTGGCTCTTCGTGAGCCATCTCGTCACTACGTTCGGCATCGCACTGTCGAACTTCCTGCTCTTCTTCACCCTGATCTGGGCAGCCGTCCGGCGACGGCGGCTCCACTTCGCGAACGGCGACGAAGACAGGAGACGGAGGCGGCGGCTCCTGCTCCCCCTCGCCGTCTACTCCGGCTGCTTCGTGCTCTCGGCCGTCTTCTCCTACGGGCCGGCGACCAGCCTGGGCGAACTGTCCACGCTCTTCTCCGTCCTGACACTGCCGCTGGCACTGCTGCTCGTTCGGGGCGAGCGCCAGGTGCGGGTCGCCATCGCATCCGTCGTCGGGATCTCGGCCGTGCTCGCCGTCTACGGCCTGACCCAGTTCGCGTTCACGGACTACGGCCCCCTCCACCAGCGGATTCCCGGTCCGTTCTCGCACTACATGACCTTCTCCGGCGTCCTGCTGCTCGGTCTCGCGCTGATCGCCGGCCGCCTCAGCAGCGCGGGCGGCTGGCGCTCGCGCGTCAACTGGGTGGGTCTGGCGCTCGTCGGCGGCACGCTCGTCCTGACCCAGACCCGCAGCGCCTGGCTCGGCGCTTTCGCTCTCGCGATAGCGGCGATGGCCCTTCAGCGCCGCCGCGTCTTCCTGAGTTTCGCCGCCGCGCTGGTCCTGGCCGCCGCCTCGCTGGCCGCCGTGGCGCCTACCGTGTGGCCGACCTACTGGCAGCGAGCGACTTCGATGGCGGAGGTCCGCTATCCCTCGAACT
This region of Acidobacteriota bacterium genomic DNA includes:
- a CDS encoding VWA domain-containing protein — its product is MEPLLADAERRAFERLEGPGARERFLRGFWAARPERLLERWQENREARDQLRERSPAMARAVLLAGKPGFRQPVEPCESELRRIEIWIYDGWRLEHQFGRPPPPGEDEIVLAFVQQVNFDPRSMRLWSPDSGVDLTFDRERPESANDDAATQPAGALRVLDQAERRRCLTPTERGRLERRLGRAVSWREFIERLGWAAATSDAGWVDRFLRVEAVLDAHTMALPGVALDFEPLGSENRRTAMRGRLRLPPDHLAAIGAGQILDRVTITGDVFLRDRLADAFVVTHHVSGGSADIALDFYRRLPAGDYRLEIRAEDHLSRGLLRMSRALEVPALDVPPGVPGLGLLSRRETIVLNQLPSVELLAPEGRVLGSTVTARVVASPAVARVVFLRDGETVATAHAPPFVRDLELPSRRHRIEVQGHDAAGGLLARHALEIEREEHPFSIALERPDPTFIEEALDLSVRVDVPSGRELDRVDCHLDAALLQTITSPPFRCRVPAGPRLPLSFVRAAATLRTGETVENLVFLGSGAPEEIEVRLVDLLVSVGGRRAGPATGLDAVDFRVLHRGVEARIRDFRNLADRPLTVALLMDISSSMGRGVRVAATSAQRFFEGILTDRDAASLIVFNHDLDRLAPFSGDTRLLHYAAEALRAWGSTRLYDGIAYAVSSFAGRPDRRALVVLSDGADTDSNLDFETVLAQVELAGVVVYPIALRVNDPATAEALERLADRTGGRYHAAASVEDLDRIYREIERDLRSQYLIAFEPPPGVEARADGLRDIQVEVSRAGLTVTGVRSRGR
- a CDS encoding O-antigen ligase family protein; this translates as MSGARAAMGAIERALIRPCREAEGNAGFWLFVSHLVTTFGIALSNFLLFFTLIWAAVRRRRLHFANGDEDRRRRRRLLLPLAVYSGCFVLSAVFSYGPATSLGELSTLFSVLTLPLALLLVRGERQVRVAIASVVGISAVLAVYGLTQFAFTDYGPLHQRIPGPFSHYMTFSGVLLLGLALIAGRLSSAGGWRSRVNWVGLALVGGTLVLTQTRSAWLGAFALAIAAMALQRRRVFLSFAAALVLAAASLAAVAPTVWPTYWQRATSMAEVRYPSNYDRLCMLWAGGQMIVDRPLTGIGPAMVREWYPVYRHPTSVRARVKHLHNTFVHMAASRGIPSLVAYLWLMAAAAAVAFEGYRREGGRAGPRADLYLGVLFALLALNVAGLFEANWRDTEIQRWALLLLALPVILRAPNDQPGGSACTSNASA